One genomic window of Fusarium keratoplasticum isolate Fu6.1 chromosome 3, whole genome shotgun sequence includes the following:
- a CDS encoding Carboxylic ester hydrolase, producing the protein MNPKEWSPIELQVPGLGNLSGLCFDGKVCQYMGVPYATIPGRFRRSQPIEGPWPEKRWDGTKLGPFPCQPPRDFYPIPSPERPWVDNPSTSSTDCLSLNISVPNKPLAFASQPLYPVMVFMHGGAFVYAAGGAAIYDGRALADISSQINKPTIIISVNFRLGVFGFLASKEIREYNLEFGEEGVGNYGLWDQVQALRWVQRHIAAFGGDPNRVTLFGQSAGGVSANVHLLRDEPLFSSTIIQSGLLPLCGVLSVEEYQGIYEKLLSALEIPMDLPARERLQRLIDVDEDKLTAAMVPVCVIPVITFSPCDDGYLIGQSMPKYSDYANFKPPSWCTRIMIGDVANECVIWNKSFRSMDAPTLVDRIKSFLGSESKAEKLISLYNINPADDRDDSFWKVEKFTTDGLYTAVNWTLIRSFSAVYAYHFDVPSPFDNDWSGLAHHSLDNVYVWSLLREHLPPSHREISANMSSMWLKFANGQEPWERFDRNGRFMIFQEDQCVLKTAGQDAARGYRIWEEIEREGLLDDFHKVSEELCMRWEEITDSKREPKAMVVGEFDEYGIKRKSKAAWN; encoded by the exons ATGAATCCAAAGGAGTGGAGCCCCATTGAACTCCAGGTCCCTGGTCTGGGCAATCTCTCTGGCTTGTGCTTTGATGGCAAAGTGTGCCAGTACATGGGTGTCCCTTATGCGACCATCCCCGGACGTTTTCGGCGCTCACAGCCGATAGAAGGCCCTTGGCCTGAGAAGAGATGGGACGGCACCAAGCTAGG ACCTTTTCCTTGTCAGCCACCTCGAGATTTCTACCCTATCCCAAGCCCTGAGAGGCCTTGGGTCGACAACCCCAGCACCAGCTCGACAGACTGCCTGAGTCTTAATATTTCCGTCCCCAACAAGCCCTTGGCTTTTGCGAGTCAACCTCTGTATCCTGTCATGGTCTTTATGCACGGCGGTGCATTCGTGTATGCCGCTGGTGGAGCAGCGATCTATGATGGTCGCGCCTTGGCCGACATATCCAGCCAAATCAACAAAccgaccatcatcatctctgtCAACTTTCGTCTTGGAgtctttggcttcttggccagtAAGGAGATTCGCGAGTATAACCTCGAATTCGGGGAGGAAGGCGTTGGAAATTATGGACTTTGGGACCAAGTGCAAGCTCTTCGTTGGGTTCAACGGCACATTGCTGCCTTTGGCGGGGATCCAAACCGAGTTACGCTGTTCGGCCAGAGTGCCGGGGGCG TCTCTGCTAATGTCCATCTGCTTCGAGATGAACCCTTATTCTCGTCCACCATAATCCAGTCGGGACTCCTCCCTTTGTGCGGAGTCCTTTCTGTGGAGGAATACCAAGGCATATACGAAAAACTCCTGTCTGCTCTTGAGATTCCAATGGATCTGCCGGCACGGGAACGTCTTCAGCGCCTTATTGACGTCGATGAGGACAAACTGACCGCTGCTATGGTGCCGGTATGCGTGATACCAGTCATCACCTTCAGCCCTTGCGACGATGGATATCTTATTGGACAGTCGATGCCAAAGTACAGCGACTACGCAAACTTTAAGCCACCATCATGGTGCACTAGGATCATGATTGGCGACGTTGCCAATGAGTGTGTCATTTGGAACAAGAGCTTTCGGTCTATGGATGCACCGACCTTGGTTGACAGGATCAAATCCTTCCTCGGCTCGGAATCCAAAGCTGAGAAGCTCATATCACTCTATAACATCAACCCGGCTGATGATCGCGATGACAGCTTTTGGAAAGTTGAAAAGTTTACGACCGACGGTCTATACACGGCTGTGAACTGGACCCTCATCCGCTCGTTCTCAGCTGTTTACGCCTACCATTTTGATGTGCCGTCTCCTTTCGACAATGACTGGTCTGGACTGGCACACCACTCCCTGGACAATGTATATGTCTGGTCATTGCTCCGAGAGCACCTTCCACCTTCACATCGCGAAATCTCGGCCAATATGTCAAGTATGTGGCTGAAGTTTGCAAACGGACAGGAGCCTTGGGAGAGATTCGACAGGAATGGCCGGTTCATGATCTTCCAGGAGGATCAATGTGTGTTGAAGACGGCGGGGCAAGATGCGGCCCGTGGCTATCGCATATGggaggagattgagcgaGAGGGCCTGTTGGATGACTTCCACAAGGTCTCGGAGGAGCTATGCATGAGGTGGGAGGAGATCACAGATAGCAAGCGAGAACCCAAGGCAATGGTTGTTGGGGAATTTGATGAATATGGTATCAAGAGGAAGAGTAAGGCGGCCTGGAATTAG